From one Rhodothermales bacterium genomic stretch:
- the thiE gene encoding thiamine phosphate synthase, protein MTVGRLHILTDFFFQQRFPHEELARRAIAGGADTIQFRQKTGGIRHKLYSASRTAEVCREAGVPLLIDDHIELFLATEAAGVHVGQTDLPVGLVRRILGDAAIIGATANTTRQALEAEEAGASYIGFGPVFPTQSKDNPASLRGLDGLADVCARVRIPVIAIAGITVDRVRDVLEAGAHGVAVMTAVTNAPDPEASTRGFRAAIDRWIADTVHA, encoded by the coding sequence ATGACCGTCGGACGCCTCCACATCCTGACCGATTTTTTCTTCCAGCAGCGATTCCCGCACGAGGAGCTTGCGCGGCGGGCCATCGCCGGCGGGGCGGATACCATCCAGTTCCGGCAAAAGACCGGTGGGATCCGCCATAAGCTCTACAGCGCGTCGCGCACGGCCGAGGTCTGCCGCGAGGCCGGCGTCCCGCTGCTCATCGACGACCATATCGAGCTGTTTCTGGCCACGGAAGCTGCCGGCGTGCATGTGGGCCAGACCGACCTGCCGGTGGGCCTCGTACGCCGCATCCTCGGCGACGCCGCGATCATCGGGGCCACGGCGAACACGACGCGGCAGGCGCTGGAGGCGGAGGAGGCCGGCGCCAGCTACATCGGCTTCGGCCCGGTCTTCCCCACGCAGTCGAAGGACAACCCCGCGAGCCTGCGGGGTCTGGACGGGCTGGCCGACGTCTGCGCCCGGGTTCGGATTCCGGTCATCGCCATCGCCGGCATCACGGTCGACCGCGTGCGCGACGTGCTCGAGGCCGGAGCCCACGGGGTGGCCGTGATGACGGCCGTCACCAACGCGCCCGATCCCGAGGCCTCCACGCGCGGTTTCCGGGCGGCGATTGATCGGTGGATCGCGGATACGGTGCACGCCTGA
- a CDS encoding TIM barrel protein: protein MSDRFQQELSRRRFLTYSGGALAAVALPGMIGCQGEAANPPSAAASAKVFGETRVMPIGTQLYCVRKLLDENVPATIEALAGMGYEAVEFADYHGLDAAQWRKLLDDNGLQACGTHIYIETLEGDELQKTVDFNNTLGNRNLIVRSMKKESYETKDALLRTCERYNKIAESLRPHGMRTGFHNHAEIFDRFDGEYMWNIFADNTEPDVILQLDTGNASHVEGVDVIELLKRNAGRTVTTHVKPFSNAHPDAFLGADELDWSTIIPLYQTVAGTEFYIIEYEQEAFPPLEALKANLDILRGMLGRA, encoded by the coding sequence ATGTCCGACCGCTTTCAGCAAGAACTTTCGCGTCGCCGTTTTCTAACCTACTCCGGCGGCGCGCTCGCCGCAGTGGCCCTGCCGGGGATGATAGGCTGCCAGGGTGAGGCCGCCAACCCGCCGAGCGCCGCGGCCTCCGCGAAGGTATTCGGCGAAACGCGCGTCATGCCGATCGGCACCCAGCTCTACTGCGTGCGCAAGCTGCTGGACGAAAACGTGCCGGCGACCATCGAGGCGCTGGCCGGCATGGGCTACGAAGCCGTCGAGTTCGCCGACTACCACGGCCTCGACGCCGCCCAGTGGCGCAAGCTGCTCGACGACAACGGCCTCCAGGCCTGCGGCACGCACATCTACATCGAGACGCTGGAAGGCGACGAGCTGCAGAAGACGGTCGACTTCAACAACACACTCGGCAACCGCAACCTCATCGTTCGCTCGATGAAGAAGGAGTCGTACGAAACGAAAGACGCACTCCTCCGGACCTGCGAACGCTACAACAAGATCGCCGAAAGCCTCCGCCCGCACGGCATGCGCACCGGATTCCACAACCACGCCGAGATCTTCGACCGGTTCGACGGCGAGTACATGTGGAACATCTTCGCCGACAACACCGAGCCCGACGTCATCCTTCAGCTCGACACCGGCAACGCCTCGCACGTCGAGGGCGTCGATGTGATCGAGCTGCTGAAACGCAACGCCGGCCGGACGGTCACCACCCACGTCAAGCCCTTCTCCAACGCTCACCCGGACGCCTTCCTCGGCGCGGACGAGCTCGATTGGAGCACGATCATCCCGCTCTACCAGACGGTCGCCGGCACGGAGTTCTACATCATCGAATACGAACAGGAAGCCTTCCCGCCCCTCGAGGCGCTGAAGGCGAACCTCGACATCCTCCGCGGGATGCTCGGACGAGCGTAG